A part of Saccopteryx bilineata isolate mSacBil1 chromosome 10, mSacBil1_pri_phased_curated, whole genome shotgun sequence genomic DNA contains:
- the GHRL gene encoding appetite-regulating hormone isoform X1, producing the protein MPAPVTICRLLLLSVLWVDFAMTGSSFLSPEHQKVQQRKESKKPPAKLQPRDLEGWLRPQDRNQAEGAEDEMEIRFNAPFDVGIKLSGAQYHQHGQALGKFLHDMFWEEANDAPADK; encoded by the exons ATGCCCGCCCCAGTGACCATCTGCAGACTACTGCTCCTCAGCGTGCTCTGGGTGGACTTTGCTATGACAGGCTCCAGCTTCCTGAGCCCAGAACACCAGAAAGTACAG CAGAGAAAGGAGTCCAAGAAGCCACCAGCCAAACTGCAGCCCCGAGACCTTGAAGGCTGGCTTCGCCCACAAGACAGAAATCAGGCAGAAGGGGCAGAGGATGAGATGGAAATTCGG TTCAATGCCCCTTTTGATGTTGGAATCAAGCTGTCTGGGGCACAGTACCACCAGCATGGCCAGGCCCTGGGGAAGTTTCTTCACGACATGTTttgggaagaagcaaatg ATGCCCCAGCGGACAAGTGA
- the GHRL gene encoding appetite-regulating hormone isoform X2, with the protein MPAPVTICRLLLLSVLWVDFAMTGSSFLSPEHQKVQRKESKKPPAKLQPRDLEGWLRPQDRNQAEGAEDEMEIRFNAPFDVGIKLSGAQYHQHGQALGKFLHDMFWEEANDAPADK; encoded by the exons ATGCCCGCCCCAGTGACCATCTGCAGACTACTGCTCCTCAGCGTGCTCTGGGTGGACTTTGCTATGACAGGCTCCAGCTTCCTGAGCCCAGAACACCAGAAAGTACAG AGAAAGGAGTCCAAGAAGCCACCAGCCAAACTGCAGCCCCGAGACCTTGAAGGCTGGCTTCGCCCACAAGACAGAAATCAGGCAGAAGGGGCAGAGGATGAGATGGAAATTCGG TTCAATGCCCCTTTTGATGTTGGAATCAAGCTGTCTGGGGCACAGTACCACCAGCATGGCCAGGCCCTGGGGAAGTTTCTTCACGACATGTTttgggaagaagcaaatg ATGCCCCAGCGGACAAGTGA